The Kineothrix sp. IPX-CK genomic interval GTCTTACCTTTTGTACGGGGACCAAGGGAGGCAGGGTCGGGAAGAACCGCTTTTAAAAACTGCAATGGAACAATTTCTTTTCCCTCATATATAATCGGCTCTATGGAGGTCATACCTACGTTCTCAAGACACTTCAAATGGGTTAAATAGCTTTGTCCGAAAGTCATGAAGAAACGGATTCTCTTGATTCCCGGCATATTGAGGGCAAGGGATTCCAACTCCTCATGATGAAGCAGATACATATCCTTCTCTCCCACCTCGGGGAAATTATAAACCCGCTTGATTTCCATCGGCTCCGTTTCTACCCACTTCCCGTCTTCCCAATAAGAGCCCTTCGCGGACACTTCGCGGATATTGATTTCAGGATTGAAATTGGTGGCAAAGGGATAACCGTGATCGCCGCCGTTGCAGTCCAGAATATCTATATAATTAATCTCGTCGAAATAGTGTTTTAAGGCATAAGCGGAGAACACTCCCGTCACTCCGGGGTCGAAGCCGCTTCCGAGAAGGGCGGTGATTCCAGCCTTCTCAAAGCGTTCTCTGTAAGCCCACTGCCACTTATACTCAAACTTCGCCGTATCCTCCGGCTCATAATTAGCCGTATCCACATAATTTGTTTTTGTCGCAAGACACGCATCCATAATGGTGAGGTCCTGATAAGGAAGAGCAAGATTCAGCACCACATCAGGTTTCTCCTTTTCAATGAGAGCGATCAGCTCCCGGGTGTTATCCGCATCTACCTGTGCTGTACTAATCTTTGCCTTCGTCATCCCTTCCAATTTCTTCTTCATTGCCTCGCACTTCGATACCGTACGGCTGGCAATACAGATTTCCGTAAAAACGCCGCTGTTTTGACAACATTTGTGGATCGCCACCCCGGCCACGCCTCCGCAGCCAATAATCAATACTTTTCCCATGATATCATCTCCTTTTATTTTATAATCGCTCAGGAAAGCGCCAGCAGCAGCTCGCGTACTATCTTTCCTGCCGTCGCCGTAGACACTCCGCTGGCGTCATACGTGGGACTTAACTCATTCACATCACAGCCTACGATATAACAGCCCTTCGCAGTTTTCAACATCGCCTTCAGAAGCTCAAGGAAGCTTACGCCTCCCGCCTCGGGCGTTCCCGTTCCCGGAAATACGCAAGGGTCTAAGACATCCAAGTCTATGGTTAAATAAACCGGCTTTCCTCTAAGCTTTGTTACCGTCTCTGTGAGATTATCGAAATCGAACCTCCGCATCGTCACATGTCCCTCTTTCGCCCACTCGAATTCCTCTCTGTCACCGGAGCGGATTCCGAATTGATAGATTCTCCCGTCTCCTAACAGTTCCCAGCTCCTTCTTAACACACAGGCATGGGAGAGCTTTACTCCCAGATAATCCTTCCGCAGATCCGCATGAGCGTCAAAATGCACGATATGCAGATCGGGGTATTCACGGACAGCCGCACGCACGCTTCCAAGTGTTACCAGATGCTCGCCGCCTATCATAAAGGGAATCTTTCCGTCCTTTATAATCGTCTCCGTGCGTTCCTCGATAGCTGCCAGAACTCGCTCCGTATCCCCAATGGGCAGCTCCAGGTCCCCGCTGTCGAACACCTTGCAATCCTGCAGATCCTTGTTCTGATAAGGGCTGTAGGTCTCCAGTCCATAAGATTCGTTTCGAATCGCCTGAGGACCGAAGCGGGTCCCCGGCCGATAGGAGGTGGTGGAATCAAAGGGGGCTCCGAACAGTACAATTCTTGCTTCCTCATATTCCGCCTCACAGCCGATATAATTTACAATATTTTTATTCAACATCCTTCACCAACTCCTCCACATATGCCGGAAGTGCAAACATTCCCTGATGCAGCCTCGGCAGATAATATCTCGTAGGTATCCCTTTTAACGTCCAGGTCACTCCGTCCAGATCATTCAGCGGATGGTACTGCTTTGAAGCAAAACCGAACAGCCAATGTCCTGAAGGGTAGGACGGTATATGCGCCTGATAAATTTTGCTGATGGGAAAGGATTCTATGATCCGTTTGTGCATCCGCTGGCATTGAAAGGCCTCTTCTTTGTAAAAGGGACTTTCATGCTGGTTGATCATCACTCCGTCGCTATGCAGCGCATTGTAGCAATTCCCATAGAATTCCTTCGTAAAAAGTCCCTCGCCCGGTCCGAAGGGATTAGGCGAATCTATAATTATCAGGTCATATACATCCGATTTCGAGCGAACGAACCGCAGACCGTCCTCGTTGAAAATACTTACCCTCGGGTCGTTCATGCTGCAAGCCATCTGAGGGAAAAATTTGCGGCACACCTCGATCAAAAGAGGATCCGCCTCCACTACATCGATTTGCTGCAGAGCATCGTATTTCACCAGCTCCCTTACGATACCTCCATCGCCGCCGCCGATGACCAGCACCTTTTCCACATGGGGATGTACCGCCATGGGAACGTGTGTTATCATCTCATGATAGATGAACTCATCTTTTTCTGTCAGCATAAGGTCGCCGTCCGCCACCAGAATCCTCCCGAACTCCTTGGATTCCAGAACATCGATTCTCTGGAATTCGCTTTGTGCGCTGAAAAGCTGCTGTTCCACTCGAATCGACAGTTTCACATTATCCGTATGCTCATCCGAAAACCACATTTCCATAATAATAACCACGCCTTTCTCACACACTTTTCAATACGTTCAAATATTCAATGTCCGCATCCTCAGGGCCTGTCATAGAACAGCCTTTTTCCTTTGCATACAGTATATATTCTATAATTCCCTTGGTAATCATTTCTCCCGGAGCCAGAATCGGAATTCCCGGAGGATAGCACATCACGAACTCGCTGCACACTCTGCCCTCCGTGTCTTCGAGAAGGATAGATTCCTTTTGTGCATAAAAGGATTCCTGCGGTGTAGTTACCACATAGGGATCCATATATTCCTGCGTGAGCATTCCCGCCTTATCCTTCTGATAGCACCGTTTTACCTCCGCCAAAGCACTTACCAGACGCTCCACCTCCTGTCTGCGGTCTCCGATGGAAAGATAGGCAAGAATATTTCCGATATCTCCGAATTCAATCTGAATGTCGTACTCATCTCTTAGTATATCGTATACCTCAATACCGGCCAGGCCTATTTCCAGCGTATGGACAGACAGTTTCGTGCTGTCGAAATCATAGATGCTATTTCCGTTTATCAACTCTCTGGAAAACGCATAGTATCCGCCAATCGCATTGATTTCCCCTCTGGCGTAGTCCGCAAGCTCTATGACCTTGGCGAAAGATTCCCGTCCCCTAAGGGCCAGGTTGCGTCTCGATATG includes:
- the speE gene encoding polyamine aminopropyltransferase → MEMWFSDEHTDNVKLSIRVEQQLFSAQSEFQRIDVLESKEFGRILVADGDLMLTEKDEFIYHEMITHVPMAVHPHVEKVLVIGGGDGGIVRELVKYDALQQIDVVEADPLLIEVCRKFFPQMACSMNDPRVSIFNEDGLRFVRSKSDVYDLIIIDSPNPFGPGEGLFTKEFYGNCYNALHSDGVMINQHESPFYKEEAFQCQRMHKRIIESFPISKIYQAHIPSYPSGHWLFGFASKQYHPLNDLDGVTWTLKGIPTRYYLPRLHQGMFALPAYVEELVKDVE
- the speB gene encoding agmatinase, which gives rise to MLNKNIVNYIGCEAEYEEARIVLFGAPFDSTTSYRPGTRFGPQAIRNESYGLETYSPYQNKDLQDCKVFDSGDLELPIGDTERVLAAIEERTETIIKDGKIPFMIGGEHLVTLGSVRAAVREYPDLHIVHFDAHADLRKDYLGVKLSHACVLRRSWELLGDGRIYQFGIRSGDREEFEWAKEGHVTMRRFDFDNLTETVTKLRGKPVYLTIDLDVLDPCVFPGTGTPEAGGVSFLELLKAMLKTAKGCYIVGCDVNELSPTYDASGVSTATAGKIVRELLLALS
- a CDS encoding saccharopine dehydrogenase family protein, which gives rise to MGKVLIIGCGGVAGVAIHKCCQNSGVFTEICIASRTVSKCEAMKKKLEGMTKAKISTAQVDADNTRELIALIEKEKPDVVLNLALPYQDLTIMDACLATKTNYVDTANYEPEDTAKFEYKWQWAYRERFEKAGITALLGSGFDPGVTGVFSAYALKHYFDEINYIDILDCNGGDHGYPFATNFNPEINIREVSAKGSYWEDGKWVETEPMEIKRVYNFPEVGEKDMYLLHHEELESLALNMPGIKRIRFFMTFGQSYLTHLKCLENVGMTSIEPIIYEGKEIVPLQFLKAVLPDPASLGPRTKGKTNIGCIFTGKKDGKEKTIYIYNVCDHEECYKEVGSQAVAYTTGVPAMIGAAMLMTKTWDKAGVYNIEEFDPDPFMEALNEFGLPWQVSENPVMVE